GCTGGCGGCGACAAGACCGCTGCCCAGGCGGCATTCAAGGATGTGCAGCCTGAGCTGCAGCGTGCCGGCACGAAGGGCGTGATGCACGCCAACACCGTTGCCCGCAAGCTGTCGCGCCTCTCCGCGCGCATCAAGGCACTGGCGGGCTCCGCGCAGGCCTGAAGCAGTGGCTCAACCCTGTGGGCTTCCCGCAGGGTTGACCGGACGGGCCTCTGTTCACGTATATTCCCGTTGCGCCGGCTGGCCGGCGGGAATAGCTTCCAAGAACAGGCGCCCGCCAAATCAAATTGTTCCACTCATCTCGGTTTATTAGCCGTTCTTCCGGCTGGGTCTTTTTTTACC
This genomic window from Roseomonas marmotae contains:
- the rpsT gene encoding 30S ribosomal protein S20 gives rise to the protein MANTASARKRIRQTATRNERNRARRSRVSTFLVKVEKAIAGGDKTAAQAAFKDVQPELQRAGTKGVMHANTVARKLSRLSARIKALAGSAQA